Proteins from one Nicotiana tabacum cultivar K326 chromosome 23, ASM71507v2, whole genome shotgun sequence genomic window:
- the LOC107816707 gene encoding E3 ubiquitin-protein ligase ATL23-like → MILTVFLALFLPCVGMSVVFLVYICLVWYAATYHHSSTHQNQPVKPTKENGLSAEQLDKLPKIKGKELVLSNDCAVCLENIESEQQVRLVPVCNHGFHLECADMWLSKHPFCPVCRSKLELELFNTSPECNSC, encoded by the coding sequence ATGATTCTTACAGTGTTTCTTGCACTTTTTCTTCCTTGTGTTGGTATGAGCGTTGTTTTTCTGGTTTACATCTGTTTAGTTTGGTATGCAGCAACTTACCACCACTCTAGTACCCATCAAAATCAACCTGTGAAGCCCACAAAAGAAAATGGTCTTTCAGCTGAACAACTGGATAAACTCCCCAAAATCAAAGGCAAAGAATTGGTTTTAAGCAATGATTGTGCAGTGTGTTTAGAGAATATTGAAAGTGAACAACAGGTCAGATTGGTTCCTGTTTGTAATCATGGATTCCACCTTGAATGTGCTGATATGTGGCTTTCAAAACACCCCTTTTGCCCTGTTTGCAGAAGCAAGCTTGAGTTAGAGCTCTTTAATACTTCTCCTGAATGCAACTCCTGCTGA